A window of Streptomyces sp. NBC_00102 contains these coding sequences:
- a CDS encoding glycoside hydrolase family 6 protein, giving the protein MRLFSRAMTAALVALPLALVVSTPAQAADPTTLTSGFYVDPNSSPALWAAANPGDGRAPAIRDSVAAKPMARWFGNWSGTIGTATGAYVGAADAADKLPVLVAYNIPNRDICGGQSGGGAGSVAAYNTWIAAFADGIGSRPAVVILEPDALGDTSCMTAAQIAERNSLLNNAITQFNQKAPNTWVYLDAGNPGWRSATSMAASLNAAGLSRTRGFSLNVSNHYTTAENITYANAVNAALSSSNGYSKPFVVDTSRNGNGSTNGEWCNSAGRRIGTPTQKGGGAEMLLWIKTPGESDGNCGVGAGSVAGQFLPEVAYKMIYGY; this is encoded by the coding sequence ATGCGTCTCTTCTCCCGAGCGATGACGGCAGCGCTCGTTGCCCTGCCGTTGGCCCTCGTGGTCTCTACGCCCGCGCAGGCTGCTGACCCGACCACGCTGACGAGCGGCTTCTACGTAGACCCCAACTCCAGTCCGGCCCTGTGGGCCGCGGCCAACCCCGGTGACGGGCGAGCGCCCGCAATCCGCGACAGCGTCGCAGCGAAGCCGATGGCCCGCTGGTTCGGCAACTGGAGCGGCACCATAGGGACGGCTACCGGCGCCTACGTCGGCGCGGCCGACGCCGCGGACAAGCTGCCCGTCCTCGTGGCCTACAACATCCCCAACCGCGACATATGCGGAGGGCAGTCCGGCGGCGGGGCAGGCTCCGTCGCCGCCTACAACACGTGGATAGCCGCATTCGCGGACGGAATCGGCTCCAGGCCCGCCGTCGTCATCCTCGAACCGGACGCGCTCGGGGACACCAGTTGCATGACGGCCGCCCAGATCGCCGAACGCAACTCCCTGCTCAACAATGCGATCACCCAATTCAACCAGAAGGCCCCCAACACCTGGGTCTACCTCGACGCCGGCAACCCGGGCTGGCGCAGCGCCACATCGATGGCCGCGAGCCTGAACGCAGCAGGTCTCAGCCGCACCCGAGGCTTCTCGCTGAACGTCTCCAACCACTACACCACCGCGGAGAACATCACTTACGCCAACGCGGTCAACGCCGCACTGAGTTCGTCCAACGGGTACAGCAAGCCGTTCGTCGTGGACACCAGCCGCAACGGCAACGGCTCCACCAACGGTGAATGGTGCAACTCGGCGGGCCGCAGGATCGGAACGCCCACCCAGAAGGGCGGAGGTGCGGAGATGCTCCTGTGGATCAAGACCCCCGGTGAGTCCGACGGCAACTGCGGCGTCGGAGCCGGGTCCGTGGCGGGCCAGTTCCTCCCCGAGGTCGCCTACAAGATGATCTACGGCTACTGA
- a CDS encoding glycoside hydrolase family 6 protein produces MRSLTFRRRTAVVTAALTAFAAFAATAAQAAPAPARGTVTPATKFYVDPNSKAARQAIEDLRGGKIEDGLNMVKLASYPQAAWFTGGTPTEARTGVRKLVRAAAVTRRVPVLVAYDIPGRDCSLYSSGGADSSAAYRRWIDAFAQGIGSDQAVVILEPDSLAALPKDCAGDIDPTGELTTRRTEDLDYAVRALKSGANTTVYLDAGNSQWRSVGDITQRLLDAGVEESDGFVLNISNYQPTDQTSRYGTWISKCLWFATEGPEWSRGHADWCAGQFYSPAAPNDGTPGNAVSSTDPSTWHWTDTWYDQNVGSPADEDLAHFTIDTSRNGKGPWTPQPGKYSGDPETWCNPPGRGMGPRPTVDTGVPLVDAYLYVKTIGESDGSCTRNTGGTIDPEYGVVDPAAGVWWPGQAHELARNAEPRLTLNH; encoded by the coding sequence ATGCGTTCCCTTACGTTCCGGCGCCGCACAGCCGTCGTCACCGCGGCGCTCACCGCCTTCGCGGCGTTCGCCGCCACGGCTGCCCAGGCCGCACCCGCTCCCGCGCGGGGCACAGTCACCCCGGCCACGAAGTTCTACGTGGACCCGAACAGCAAGGCGGCCCGGCAGGCCATCGAGGACCTGAGGGGAGGAAAGATCGAAGACGGCCTGAACATGGTGAAGTTGGCGAGTTACCCGCAGGCCGCGTGGTTCACGGGGGGCACGCCCACCGAAGCCCGCACCGGCGTACGCAAGCTCGTCCGTGCCGCCGCGGTCACCCGCCGGGTACCGGTCCTGGTGGCGTACGACATCCCCGGCCGGGACTGCAGCCTCTACTCCAGCGGCGGGGCCGACTCCTCCGCCGCCTACCGCCGGTGGATCGACGCGTTCGCCCAGGGCATCGGCAGCGACCAGGCCGTGGTCATTCTGGAACCCGACAGCCTGGCCGCCCTTCCCAAGGACTGCGCCGGGGACATCGACCCGACCGGAGAGCTCACCACCCGCCGCACGGAAGACCTCGACTACGCGGTCCGCGCTCTGAAGAGCGGCGCGAACACCACGGTCTATCTGGACGCGGGCAACAGCCAGTGGCGATCCGTCGGAGACATCACACAGCGGCTCCTGGACGCCGGCGTCGAAGAGAGCGACGGCTTCGTCCTGAACATATCCAACTACCAGCCCACGGATCAGACGTCGCGCTACGGGACCTGGATATCCAAGTGCCTGTGGTTCGCCACCGAGGGGCCGGAATGGTCACGTGGCCACGCCGACTGGTGCGCCGGCCAGTTCTACTCCCCGGCCGCTCCCAACGACGGAACCCCGGGCAACGCCGTCTCCTCCACCGACCCCTCCACCTGGCACTGGACCGACACCTGGTACGACCAGAACGTGGGCAGTCCCGCCGACGAGGATCTGGCGCACTTCACGATCGACACCAGCCGCAACGGAAAGGGGCCGTGGACCCCGCAGCCGGGTAAGTACAGTGGCGACCCGGAGACGTGGTGCAATCCGCCCGGACGTGGCATGGGCCCTCGCCCGACCGTCGACACCGGTGTCCCGCTCGTGGACGCCTACCTCTACGTGAAGACCATCGGTGAATCCGACGGCAGCTGCACCCGCAACACCGGCGGCACGATCGACCCCGAGTACGGCGTCGTCGACCCTGCCGCCGGAGTCTGGTGGCCCGGACAAGCACATGAACTCGCGCGCAACGCGGAACCACGCCTGACGCTCAACCACTGA
- a CDS encoding IclR family transcriptional regulator, whose amino-acid sequence MNGTPGSGDGTRPRRGGKPAEGQPVIDRAFALLGTFDADHRAQTLAGLARRSKIPRSSALRLARSLVHAGALEHLDDGRYVVGLRLLETASLAPRGHGLRSVAMPFMEDLFHVTRQHVLLAVYEQGEAVLVERLSALDAGPVHYRVGGRLPLTTTGVGLVLLAFAPKDVQDHAITTYEPGEGRLRQGHDDIRTPADLRRALAEVRRGDHASGRQSLPWPVDTVAAPVRSGGEVVAALSVVAPSTGLAEAGYGPAVRATARAISRRLEEDGPWAARPGSPRAAS is encoded by the coding sequence ATGAATGGAACACCGGGTTCGGGTGACGGCACTCGGCCCCGTCGGGGCGGGAAGCCCGCCGAGGGGCAACCCGTCATCGACCGGGCGTTCGCCCTGCTCGGCACCTTCGACGCCGATCATCGTGCGCAGACGCTCGCCGGGCTCGCGCGGCGGAGCAAGATCCCCCGCAGCAGTGCTCTGCGGCTCGCCCGGTCACTGGTCCACGCGGGCGCGCTGGAGCATCTGGACGACGGCCGCTACGTCGTGGGGCTTCGCCTGCTGGAGACCGCTTCCCTGGCGCCGCGCGGCCACGGCCTGCGCTCCGTGGCCATGCCGTTCATGGAGGACCTCTTCCACGTCACGCGACAGCACGTGCTGCTCGCCGTGTACGAGCAGGGCGAGGCGGTGCTCGTCGAGAGGCTCTCGGCGCTGGACGCCGGCCCCGTGCACTACCGGGTGGGAGGGCGTCTCCCCCTCACCACCACCGGCGTCGGGCTGGTGCTGCTCGCCTTCGCGCCGAAGGACGTCCAGGACCACGCCATCACCACCTACGAGCCCGGAGAGGGCCGCCTCAGACAGGGCCACGACGACATCCGCACCCCGGCCGACCTGCGTCGGGCCCTCGCCGAAGTGCGGCGCGGTGACCACGCGTCCGGACGGCAGAGCCTCCCCTGGCCGGTGGACACCGTGGCCGCTCCGGTGCGAAGCGGCGGCGAAGTGGTCGCGGCGCTGTCGGTCGTAGCGCCCAGCACCGGCCTCGCGGAGGCGGGCTACGGCCCTGCCGTACGGGCCACGGCCCGCGCGATCTCCCGCCGGCTCGAGGAGGACGGACCGTGGGCAGCCCGTCCCGGCAGTCCCCGCGCCGCGTCGTGA
- a CDS encoding amidohydrolase family protein gives MTPTGLIDVHAHFVTDSYVAAARAAGIEHPDGMPGWPSWSVEQHLDLMDRSGIEKSYLSVSSPGVHFGDDVAARALAREVNEFCAGVRSGRPRRFGHFASLPLPDVGGALAEAAHALDVLGADGVAVETNHHGVYLGDPRFEPLWEELGRRGALVFVHPTSPPRADELSLGRPRPMLEFLFDTARTASDLLLRGVFTRHPRIRWVLTHGGGALPLLADRIDLFSSVFGDGTQESPEAPSAVEQLGRLWYDMAGTPFPRQIPALDAAFGTERLLYGSDYCWTPAAGALAQVASVDSAERPSATDTWRDLTTRNARRLFDV, from the coding sequence ATGACCCCCACAGGCCTCATCGACGTCCACGCGCACTTCGTCACCGACAGCTACGTCGCAGCGGCCCGGGCCGCGGGGATCGAGCATCCCGACGGCATGCCCGGCTGGCCTTCGTGGAGCGTCGAACAGCATCTCGACCTGATGGATCGGTCGGGAATCGAGAAGTCCTACCTGTCGGTCTCCTCTCCGGGAGTGCACTTCGGGGACGACGTCGCGGCGCGTGCCCTCGCGCGCGAAGTCAACGAGTTCTGCGCCGGGGTCCGCAGCGGGCGTCCGCGGCGATTCGGCCATTTCGCCTCCCTGCCGCTGCCCGACGTCGGGGGCGCGCTCGCGGAAGCCGCCCACGCCCTCGACGTACTCGGAGCGGACGGGGTGGCCGTGGAGACCAACCACCACGGCGTCTACCTCGGCGACCCGCGGTTCGAGCCGCTGTGGGAGGAACTCGGCCGTCGGGGCGCCCTCGTCTTCGTCCACCCCACGTCCCCGCCCCGCGCCGACGAACTGTCCCTGGGCCGGCCGCGGCCGATGCTGGAGTTCCTCTTCGACACCGCCCGTACGGCGAGCGACCTGCTCCTGCGCGGAGTGTTCACCCGCCACCCCCGGATCCGCTGGGTGCTGACCCACGGCGGAGGCGCGCTGCCGCTGCTCGCCGACCGCATCGACCTGTTCAGCTCCGTGTTCGGTGACGGCACCCAGGAATCGCCGGAAGCGCCCAGCGCGGTGGAGCAGCTCGGCCGCCTCTGGTACGACATGGCCGGGACACCCTTCCCGCGCCAGATCCCGGCCCTCGACGCCGCGTTCGGCACCGAGCGCCTTCTCTACGGCAGTGACTACTGCTGGACCCCCGCGGCGGGGGCGCTCGCCCAGGTCGCCTCCGTCGACTCGGCGGAGCGGCCTTCCGCCACCGACACCTGGCGGGACCTCACCACGCGCAACGCGCGGCGCCTGTTCGACGTGTGA
- a CDS encoding LacI family DNA-binding transcriptional regulator — MARPRIKDVARHAGVSEKTVSNVLNDYVHVSERTRRVVQEAIDHLGYRINLAGRHLRSGRTGIIALVVPELDVPYFAELAQHVVREAEGRSLTVLIHQSGGDRERERAALAGFGSTFVDGVILSPLALAPEDLSAHAGPPPTVLLGELLTDGADHVAIDNERAAREATGHLLAMGRRRIVTVGGRNDGAVGTAQARTRGFLAALAEAGIAHDPASLLPVDAFHMSHGAAAVHRVLADGVRPDALLCLNDQLALGALRALHSFGARVPEDVAVIGFDDVEGGRFSVPSLSTVAPDKEAVARVAVDLLLRRIDEATRPGAGPDEAGRPGSADPQDRVVAHRLVLRESTEGAAVRDGVW; from the coding sequence GTGGCACGGCCGAGGATCAAGGACGTCGCACGGCACGCGGGGGTGTCGGAGAAGACGGTGTCCAACGTGCTCAACGACTACGTCCACGTGTCCGAGCGGACCCGGCGGGTGGTGCAGGAGGCGATCGACCACCTCGGTTACCGCATCAATCTCGCCGGGCGGCATCTGCGCAGCGGGCGGACGGGAATCATCGCCCTGGTCGTACCGGAACTCGACGTCCCGTACTTCGCCGAACTGGCCCAGCACGTCGTCCGGGAGGCCGAGGGGCGCTCCCTGACCGTGCTGATCCACCAGTCCGGCGGCGACCGTGAGCGGGAGCGGGCCGCGCTGGCCGGCTTCGGCTCCACCTTCGTGGACGGAGTCATCCTCAGCCCGCTGGCCCTGGCTCCGGAAGACCTGAGCGCCCACGCCGGGCCGCCGCCGACCGTCCTGCTGGGCGAGCTGCTGACCGACGGGGCCGACCACGTGGCCATCGACAACGAACGCGCGGCCCGGGAGGCCACCGGTCACCTGCTCGCCATGGGGCGCCGGCGCATCGTCACGGTCGGCGGGCGGAACGACGGGGCGGTCGGCACCGCGCAGGCGCGCACCCGGGGCTTCCTCGCCGCGCTCGCCGAGGCGGGCATCGCCCACGACCCCGCCTCCCTGCTGCCGGTGGACGCGTTCCACATGAGCCACGGCGCCGCCGCGGTGCACCGGGTACTGGCCGACGGGGTCCGGCCGGACGCATTGCTGTGCCTCAACGACCAGCTCGCTCTGGGCGCGTTGCGGGCCCTGCACTCCTTCGGTGCCCGGGTGCCCGAGGACGTGGCCGTCATCGGCTTCGACGACGTGGAGGGCGGCCGGTTCAGCGTGCCGTCCCTGAGCACGGTCGCCCCGGACAAGGAGGCGGTGGCCCGGGTCGCGGTGGACCTGCTGCTGCGCCGCATCGACGAGGCGACGCGTCCGGGGGCCGGGCCGGACGAGGCGGGCCGCCCCGGATCGGCGGACCCGCAGGACCGCGTGGTGGCACACCGCCTCGTCCTGCGCGAGAGCACCGAGGGAGCGGCGGTCCGCGACGGGGTGTGGTGA